The following are from one region of the Bacillus methanolicus MGA3 genome:
- a CDS encoding YjcZ family sporulation protein, with translation MCWGSCGAGYGGYGYDGAGYGGIGSNFALIVVLFILLIIVGSVIWSGYEGDA, from the coding sequence ATGTGTTGGGGATCTTGCGGTGCTGGCTACGGTGGTTATGGTTACGACGGTGCTGGTTACGGTGGTATCGGCAGTAATTTTGCGTTAATCGTCGTATTGTTTATTCTATTGATCATTGTGGGTTCAGTTATTTGGAGTGGTTATGAAGGCGATGCCTAA